In Mytilus edulis chromosome 3, xbMytEdul2.2, whole genome shotgun sequence, the genomic window aaagtgttACAAGGTCTATTAACATAAACAATTCCTATGTGAAACGAtagtttgatatacatgtatgtaacttCAGATTTACATGAGTTTCACTTGAGCACTTTCGCTACCATCATCTATATTTTTGAACAATCTACATAAAATCAATCATTTTCACCAACATTAGCTAACACATCTATAGTCTATACAGTAACagtaaataacaatataaatgcaAGTCTGATAATCTCACCAGCTTTTTTTATCgttaaattttcaacaatttagccatttataaacaaaaaagaaattaaaaaaaatgataaaagtttTTCTTTGAATGTAAAAAATCACATCACAATTAACACTATGATATTTtgcaaaagataaaaaataaaaatacaacagGTTTGATTTGCATTtgttatgaacaaaaatacaacaTTGCAACAACATAATATATCACAGCGTTCCTCTTGATAGAGAGGCAGTTCTCTAGAAGAAATGTATCTCCATAAAAACAACAATCGTCCCCAACAGCTTTTACAATCTCAACACCAATTAGTTGTATTCATATGTAAAATATCCACtgaacaaaaatataacattatgATTTTAAGATTGATACAGGTTCAATCTCGTTTAAAGACAACATGAACTTAGTCTTACTGCGACAaaataaacaggaagttgtaaaTATTACCTTCCAGTCAAAAGGTGCAAAACGTTACATTATTCACAAAGCCAAAACGCCTGCTGACTGACACTCTAACTACAGAATATTAAAACGTTTTGCAGGTACGCCTAAAAAGCTTTTAATTTAATCAAATAACGGATAATAATTGCCtcttaaatatgttttttaattaaattagagGCTCCTATGAGCCTGAATTGCTTAACACATGACCAGAGGACTTACGAAATCTTATCATACAATGTCTGCGCTGCAACTTTCCTATGTTGGCCCTTTACACTAATAGGGCCTCTGGTCTATATCAAATTGACTAAGTTATGTATTCTaaatagtttatttttgtttacctctATTTGGGGTGCCAACTAATGAAAACTCACTGTTATTTTCCATAAGATCCAATGTAAACTTTGAACTCTGCTGGTCATTTTGAATTTCAGATCGGCTtataaaaaattaattataatgtCTTTTATGGGGAGATGTTTTGAAAGTTTGGTTTCAACTCAGTCAGCTAGTTTCAGAAGTAACATTATTAAATTCTTACCAAATGGTTTTCTCGGGAAATTTGATCAGGACCAAAGATCAACATTTATAAACTACCTTAAAATGACGTTGTGACTTTTTATTTCACTTCATTTGTTCTTGAAAATAACAGCAAAAGTTGCAATTTCGAATTTGGTTTCAACGTAACAGAATATTTGTGCTTTGTTGTGTTCGGTGGTTATAAAAAAGGGAGTACACAATTTGAAATGTTGACAAGAGGAAGACGGATACCAACAGATGGCAATGGCTGAAATGGTCTTTGGCCAGATGacctaaaatgattttaaaaaaatattgccattCATAACATGAGACCCacatgatgcatatgattttatggtatgttttttttactatAGAGGAAGCAAATTTACCACCCCCTAAAAACGATAGCACTGGTGTTAATAACTTCTTTCAACCATGTTACCTTAATTGGTCTTTGGTAACGCGCGTGCCTAGATATAAGAAGAGATATTCAACCATTTTAAAGCTTGAATATTCTCAAGTTTTATGAAAAACCAGCTTGAAGTTCATATATGTAAGAGGACGGACTTGGCATCCATGTCTGTCAACAGAGGTGACACGTTCTGCAGACTGTGTTCTATGCCTTGGTCGTTTTGGTATGATGTTTTTCAAGCTAAGATGTCGACGTACTCCTGGAGATGATGTATGAATCATGTTACGTGGTTCTTTGTCTTCATCTGTTTATTACTGAATCTACAAGAAATCATTTGATTATAATTAGAGCACGTTGATGTGAAGGAATTGAGTGCAACTGATGATAGGAGGTAAGAAGGCAATCCATCACTATAATTGTCATGAAGATCATCTAGAAAATACTTGCCAAAACTGCTTATTAAACGTTTATATCAACCTGTTACATAAGGAAGTAATCAGTACGATTAGTTCTTTCCTACAATTACATGTACCTACACTTCTAACTTTTTATGCTATGTTGTGGAAATTTTGGTAATTTTGACGGTAATATATGAACTTAAAGAAAGAAAAGTAGGAGCGGGATGTATACCACGGTTCAAACTGTTTGGGTGAAATATCATTTATCATTGTTCCTCATGTTCACAGAAAATGAATTTCATACAGTTGAATAAAAAACTCTTTTAGCATCGTCTATTCCAGGAGTATATTTTTAAACGTTAAATGCTGTTTTAGCTATTGAAAGAAACCCCAACTTTAAGGGAAAGTATTATGCTCAAATTGTATTTGCCGATTAACTGTCACTATATTTGTGAAGTGCTATTCTGGTCGCATATAGAATGTGTAACGTTTATGTAACTTGAAGATTGTGTCTATTGAAATTGTTAGTATTGATGTTATTTAACAGTTAGCAATATCTTCAATGGCTTAGAATACAATCTTCTTAAAGTGGTGAGTGTTTCTTAAAACTCTGAAAATGTAGCTATTTTTAGAAAAAGAAGCTCAATCGTATGCATCAATATCAACCTTAAAGTGAAAAAAAAGATGAAGGTTTATGGTATGAAGATGctgtatattatatacaattacatATGCGTCTACATGTGGATAATTCGAAATGTTCCTGACGTTGTGAAATGTCCTTTATGACCAaagatgatatatttttttagcatAGCCCATCTATTTTTCGTGTATTTATAAATCAGGTCGATGTTGACTgttctcgtttgatttttttctttctctttttgtttttcagtttctatttcAGGTGTTTAATAGGTTACTATATGGTATATGTGTTTTTTAATTGCTGAAGGTCGTTCGATGTCCTGAAATTgcgtatatcttttatattttctttctttgtaTCTTCCTTCCGTCAGTATAGACTAGAAGTCAACAccatagaaaaaaatcaacccaCTTGTTTTGTCAGTGTTGCAATtgcatttaatataataattatgaAGTTGCGTCAATGTTTGTATCCTCTTTGATTATCCCACATCTTAATTAAAACCCACGTtctaaatattaagaaaaaaaaacccaatattatcaatataataatTATTCATATATGAAAAATTGTTCAATTATTTTTATGGTCAACTGTCCTTGATTATATACGTATATGATTGTTTAACCTAACTGTATTGAAGATCTTTTCTGAAGTAATCTCTTATAATTCTCAAGAGGCCTCGAAAATGTACTATAGATATGTTTTGAACAACACTTTAATGAACAGATGTTTTACGTAACAAATTTATTGTTTATGTAAACCATTAGTAATTGATAAACACTTCAATGTTCTTACAAGTAAAAGCACCTCTTCcagtaaacaaaaaaaatattctgaaaggACACACAATCTATACTTCCGCATCATTACATTCTCACCAATCAGCTCATGGCTGTATTTATCCCGGAATTAAGAAAGGCACGTTTAGAGACAAACAAGTTATAAATGCTCGCGAATGTGTGCCttataaaattgataattattgttttaacattttaacagaTATGATATTTCATATATAAACTGCAGGACTCGCTTTAAATGAGATCTAGTTGTCAAAATATCTAGATTATCTTCAAACGGAAATCTGTTAATGTATGATcatgtatatttcattttgaagCTGTGCCGGCATGTATGATTACTTACCCCAAACAGGGCCAATAGATAATCAGTATCTATCATTTCACATCTTTTACCCGTGTACTGAACTGGACATctattgaaaaaaagacaaaaaatgtaaaagatcAATCATTATGTATTGTACAAAAGTCAGAGCTTAAAATCGAAACAGCATAATCTTTTTCCACGACAAACGTAACTATATTTAAGTATCCAATACACAACAAGAGATTTCCCTTTAACTTTTATATGCCATTcattaataatataaaagaaatataccgatgtttataacatacaaaaatgggagtggaaataaatgaaattgcaTACTCCATGGGATGAGACTATGTGCGTATACAGAGGAAACATCCCCTGCTATCACCCGTCACGTCATTATATAGTCGTAACCAATCATAGTGGCAAAGCCATTACTTGACAAAACTAGTAGCAATATCAGATTGATCATTCAcatattataaaactcctaaaattATGGAAGAggctatatttcattttttaaaatccGTTAACATGagttttatgtaaaacaaaattgtttCCGAAACAGTGGTACACAAACAAATAAAGATGTTAACGTTTTTACTTTCCATGGTGTGATGTTTCAtaccattttttatttcagaaacattAAATGATTATTTAGTAGCAGTACGTGTTTTGACAAATTTTAGCTTTGATATGATAGAAATTTCATGTTAAcggattttaaaaattaatagtGATTTGTGATTTCATTTGTAAAAGGCATCATAAGATTAAATCAAAGAACGAGTGAAAGAAGAAAAACACAAAGGTACTAGATTTGCATTAAGAATCCTACGCACCTCATGTTTGGTATACAGATTATGCTTTTAACTGAAACATCGTTAAATAGTAATCACTGCTATTCATTATtgtatatgaatgaatgaaatgtacataaatgaataaaatcGATATCCGTGGCATGGAAAGAGTACTAAAATTAACTAAATCTAGTTAAGTTGCGTCATAATAAACTTGTCGAAAACCTCAATGACCGTGTGGTCTTAATACCGAGTGTGTCTACATTGGCACTGCGGTTTTGTGTTCGAACCCGCTCTATGAAGTTGCGTTTTACTCTGAAGTTCGGTTGCTTCTCTCCAAGCACTTCGACTCCCTCCATCAATTATAGCTGGCGGCTATAGTCAAAAGaactgaaagtggcattaaacgccaacaatcaatcaatgtaaatAGAGTTAGTCAGTTCTAATCTACAAACTAGGATGTGAAACGAAATGACTATATTGTTAGCTCATGTTGAACAGAGGCTATGCAAAGTGTTGTCATCTATTCAATGAATTTGAGTCCGTTTAACTTGTTTAATATCTTAttgatttcaaaaaatttaacgaAACAATTTAACAAAGAATTCTACAAGAGGATACGCTATTTTTTTCACAGGTTCAATTCATATCGTGCATGGCCTACGTTTGTTCGTAGTAAAGAAGGACGTTGCAAATTCAAAATACAATTCAAACAAAGAATATTGTAGTATACCGATCATCTCAGTAAACAGTTAAATGTAGGTTTTTTTTGCATGAAGCATAGTGAgtataatatttgataaattcGTAATTGCAGTATCTATAATCAAAGATATTGGCCATTGCAAAGATTCACACCAAACTCAACCGGAAAAATATTGATTTGACAGTTACTCATGTTTCTTGCGGGCTGTAAAATTAAGATGTGTATGAGGTcatctttcaataaaaaaatatggtggGGATGGGTAGTATAATTCCTTAGCGCACTGAATCTTTACCACTATCTTTCTTATTCGCCTGCATTTATGATTTATGAAAATATCCTTTTAGTAGCGGTATTTCAGCTGTCAATCAATCTCATGTCTATCTTATTTCAATTTATGGCAACCTGGGTTATGTTATGACAGCTTAGGTTATGTTTTATTAGCTTTGCCAAATAATGTGCTATAAGAGTGCACTTATATTCTGCGGTCGGTATGGTTATGAACATCGTTTTCTTTGTTCACTAATTTGAAACAAATTGAttaattaaaagataaacaaataaacacacaAAGCTTGTGCGGCTGAAACTTTTCTTGAGCCTTTAATTCATCATGATCGGTCAATGACTTCcttaataatttatatcatcaCTTCATCAGCGTATTGTTGACACTATTATCTCACATAAAACACATTCTGGCATCATgtcatatatttcatatatttcatatacatttttgttagtAAATTGTACCTATTAATAGTTGACCATGAAAAATATGTAGGTATACCGGAAATTATCTTTTTGATTCCAAAAACGTttcttatatatttgatttttattattaaacttaTTCACAGAACCTTTCAAAACAGTTCATGTCAATATATGCACTCTGCGTGTTTTGCGAGTACAAAACCTAGATTAGATCACTGAAATAAAGATTCAATCGTGTAACTTCAATAGACGGAAGAGTACAATAAACAAGCAAACAGTTGCAAACAGATTAAAATGTTTGCCAGGTATACAGCACATGTAGGATTGAAAAATAAGTGGCTTTGAATTACCACAAAATAAAAAAGGCTATTGGTGTTTTATAGTTCTCGAGTACCTATCATGACTACAAAGAGGAAGTGTGTTTGATTGAAGGCTTCTCGAGTATTTTGTAGGGTAATATCTTTCTTTCTGTCATAATATATAAAGGAAAGCAAAACGTCGTACATCTTATGTTAACCTCACGTTGATAGATGTGCATCGTACTGCAAGCAGTCGTTTGATGTTTAATACTACAAAACATATGTACGGCTGTTAAGAGAGCATAAACAAACATCGTAAAATCATAAGATGTTATACTCGTATGTTCCGGCAGATAAGGTCAGCAATCTTTGTTAACACTTTGATGAAGTAGTTTATCCATGTATAATATCAACATAATTGTCCAAAACCTGTTGACAAATAACACTATGCTGCACGTTTTTCTACTTCAAATTGTTGTCAGTAAAAATACAATCTTTTAGATTTCCTGCGATCCACGTGTCATAAGGTGTAATTTGTATACCAAACGTTTTATCAATGTTATTTCAGCTTCTTTATAGCTAAAATTCCTCATAATAAAGACTGGTTACTTGGTACTCATCAAACAACTATCGTACCCAACATATATTTCAGCGCATTAGTGCATAGGTTGAATGAATGAATGTTTATCAAGTATTGAATTGAGTATTTAACAGAAAGAAAAATGGAAGTTTAAAGTCTGTAAAATTTTTCAGATTTATGTTATAGTCTTGAAAAAAAGGTCAACAGGACTCGATAATTGGTAACATTGTCGTGAGGATGTTAAAAATACCACACACTTAAATCTctataaaatattacataattgGCTACTTGATAAACCATATGCATCTAACAATGTGAGAATAGATTAAAAAGGTATTAATTTAGGATACTGGGTGTTTTATATCGCATACAGATTagaagaaaaagatatttttaaaattaaatttttaaacctTGCAATAATATATAACAGACATCATTTGCAAGCTGAACTGATAGCCATTTCAACTGTAGTTAATACTAACATTTGCATACAATATTTTCAAtacctttattttgacatatcatgatttttttccaggcatttaCAACACGAATGCTGTTCCTGAAATCACtgtttatttttgcaaaatcatcgtataaataaaaaaaaataccaaatgaaAAGGCTCTTGAACCAAATTCAAGCACATTTTTCCTAACTTTTTTTGTTGCAGAAACAACTTGAGACTAAAAAAATAACCTTGTATAGATGACTATGtagaatgggctttgctcattgttatagGCCGTGCAGTGAccaatagctgttaatttctgtgtcatttgatctcttgtgaagagaTGTTTCATTTGaattcacaccacatcttctttttttaatataagatgACTTGTTTGATCACCTAAGTTTgttggttgctgtttcattgatgCTAACATTGTTTCTAGTTTTATTCATTATGTCTTATGTTGAAAACTATGTGCAACATTTGCATTGTTTGACAGAGTGATTTTCGTTTAAAAATTTACTCTTATAGAAACATTTTTATAACTATTTGTAAATTACTCTAAATTCAATATTATTACGCGATGGTTATACCTTTCCTACAATAAGATATGCAGCACAGAATTTGTCTGTATACTGCAATTTTCAAACAAAGCATTGTTTTTAGCAGTTCATTCCGTAGCAGATGTCTTATTATTCAAAAACACATGTCGTGTTCAAAGAAATTACGTTTAAAACATGtatgtttataaacatatacTATTGTTCCAGAACCAGCTTTCCTTGATAATTACGCAATAaaataaagggaaaaaaaaaagcaaattgaCTGTACATACCTGCATGTTATTATATCTAGAGCCCGAACCACGGCACAGACTCCGTTATTGAGACAATAGTGTCGAAGCTGGTAACTACATGGCATTACATGAGCATTGTAAAATGGATCAAAACTCGGATCTAAATAAGGCGTCAATTTGCTATGCACTGATTGAAAACTCATAGAATAACGTTTATGTCGTATTAAAGGATGCGAACTATTAGGTTCGTCTTTATAAGAATCCAGAATATTTTCTGTCAAATTCTCAatattttcctgttttatttctGCAGTTTGTTTTGTATTACCCATGTTTTTGCTTTGTTGCAAAAAGTAATCACCATCCAAAATTTGCCGTCCAAAGTTCTTTATATCCATAATGTCTTGTGTATTCCCACTGAGTGGATTTTGCCAGTTTCGGTCTTTTTCAGATAAAGGGAAACACGCAACAAATGATAAACACAGCACTATAATTAGAAATAGCATTGAAATGGATCGGCATCCCATCGTAAAGAAACGAACATTTTGTCTTCGAAGCTTTTTTGTCA contains:
- the LOC139517032 gene encoding pro-neuregulin-1, membrane-bound isoform-like, which codes for MGCRSISMLFLIIVLCLSFVACFPLSEKDRNWQNPLSGNTQDIMDIKNFGRQILDGDYFLQQSKNMGNTKQTAEIKQENIENLTENILDSYKDEPNSSHPLIRHKRYSMSFQSVHSKLTPYLDPSFDPFYNAHVMPCSYQLRHYCLNNGVCAVVRALDIITCRCPVQYTGKRCEMIDTDYLLALFGIQ